A stretch of DNA from Aurantiacibacter atlanticus:
CTAATCGCGATCCCGCAATTGGAGCCGTCGAACAGCGAAACATGCGTCTGCTCCACGCCTTCGGGCAGTGTGTCGCCATCGACCGCGAAGCCGTGGTTCATGCTGGTGATCTCAACAAGGCCCGAAGTCTCGCCCCAGCCCTCGCCTACGCGTTGCACCGGATGGTTCGCGCCGCGGTGGCCCTGGTGCATTTTGGCGGTCTTTGCGCCGGCTGCCAGCGCCAGCATCTGGTGGCCGAGGCAGATGCCGAACAGCGGCACGTCCTTGTCCAGCAGCGCCTTGATCACGGGCACCGCATATTCTCCCGTAGCCGCCGGATCGCCGGGGCCGTTGGAAAGGAATACGCCATCGGGGGATAGCGCCATGATCTCGTCCAGCGGGGTCTTGGCCGGAACCACCGTTACCCGCGCACCTGCCTTCACGAGGTTGCGGAAGATGTTGTCCTTACTGCCGTAATCTATGGCAACGACATGCGGTTTGGCATCGCGGGGCGCGCGGCCATAGCCGTGGCCCAGCCGCCAGAATCCGCCTTCCCAACTTTCCTGCCCGCCGCGTGTCACGCGCTGGGCAAGATCCATGCCTTCCAGACCCGGCCATTCCTGCGCGCGTTGCAGCAGCGCATCCACATCGAACTGGCCCTGCGGGTCATAGGCGATCACTGCATTGGGCGCGCCATTCATGCGGATGCGGCGGGTAAGCGCGCGTGTATCCACGCCCGAAAGGCCGATCTTGCCGTGATCCTTCATCCACTGCACGAATTCGGTGGTGGAGCGGAAGTTGGAATGCAGCGTCACTTCCTCGCGCACGATGCAGCCCACCGCGCCTTCTACCGCGCTTTCAACATCCTCGTCATTCGCGCCGACATTGCCGATATGCGGGAAGGTAAAGGTGATGATTTGCGCGGCGTAGGAAGGATCCGTCAGCACCTCCTGATACCCTGTCATCGCCGTGTTGAAGCAGACTTCGCCCACCGCGCTGCCGGTGGCGCCGAAGCCCTTGCCCCAAACAACTGTGCCATCGGCCAGGACGAGAATGCCCGTCGCTCCTTTAGGTTGCGCGTGCGAGGAAGCGAGAAAGGCCATAGAGGCTCCCGTTGAATCAATGGACCGGCGATGTGTGCTAAGTCCCAGCGGCTAGTCACCGCTGCGCCTCCCGTCAAGCACAAGGCTTGGCTTTGTTGCGCTGTGGCCTAAGTAGGACGCAATCATCCACAGGAAAAGACTGCGAGACACCCCATGCTGAGGGATACCATCAAGACCGAGACCATTACCGCGATGAAGGCGGGCGATAAGCCGCGCGTCGCCGCGCTGCGCCTGATTTCCGCCAAGATCAAGGACCGCGACATCGAAGAACGAACCAAAAGCGGTTCAGGCAATGATGATGCGATGGTGATCGATGTATTGCAGAAAATGGCCAAGCAGCGCCGCGAATCGATCCAGATGTATGAAGATGGTGGCCGCACTGAACTTGCGAACCAGGAAAAGGGTGAGCTGGCAGTGATCGAGGAATTCCTGCCCCAGCAAATGAGCGAGGCAGAAACCAGGGCCGCGATCGAAGCGATCAAGGCCGAACTTGGCGCTGACGGCATGAAGGACATGGGCCGCGTTATGGGCGAGCTCAAGGGCCGTCATGGCACACAATTGGACATGGGCCGTGCCAGCGGCTGGGTAAAGGAATCACTTTCATGAAGGCTTTCGTTTTCAGCCTTGCTGCGGCTGCGCCCCTATTGCTCGGGGCATGCTCTTCAGAGCAGGAACCAGCCCCTAAAACCAGGGCAGAGCGCAGCCCTGCCACCATGGGACAGCGCACGCTGGTCGCAGCGGGTCTGAGCGCGCAGAGCCTTGGCCCCAAGATCGTCGGTCCGCAGGGTCCCGAAGTCTCTTCCGAGATCAGCTTTGAAGGTCAGCCTGTCGCGCGCATGGTCAGCTATGTCGCCTGCCCCGCCCCTGCCGAGGGCGAGGCAGCTGCAGAAGAATGCGTGCCTGCCGATATGCCGGCGAGCACGATTTACACCTATGTCCATCGTATCACCTCGACAGGCGCGGATACAGAAGCGCAGCCCTTCGCCTTTCGCACAACGCGCCCGGCCAGCGGCTTTGCCAAGGTTATCGGCTATGACCGCTTGCAGGCAGAAAGCACGCTTGGCCACGATTATACGATCGGCGTGGCAGAGGATGCAGGCTTGCTG
This window harbors:
- a CDS encoding GatB/YqeY domain-containing protein, which codes for MLRDTIKTETITAMKAGDKPRVAALRLISAKIKDRDIEERTKSGSGNDDAMVIDVLQKMAKQRRESIQMYEDGGRTELANQEKGELAVIEEFLPQQMSEAETRAAIEAIKAELGADGMKDMGRVMGELKGRHGTQLDMGRASGWVKESLS
- the carA gene encoding glutamine-hydrolyzing carbamoyl-phosphate synthase small subunit, producing MAFLASSHAQPKGATGILVLADGTVVWGKGFGATGSAVGEVCFNTAMTGYQEVLTDPSYAAQIITFTFPHIGNVGANDEDVESAVEGAVGCIVREEVTLHSNFRSTTEFVQWMKDHGKIGLSGVDTRALTRRIRMNGAPNAVIAYDPQGQFDVDALLQRAQEWPGLEGMDLAQRVTRGGQESWEGGFWRLGHGYGRAPRDAKPHVVAIDYGSKDNIFRNLVKAGARVTVVPAKTPLDEIMALSPDGVFLSNGPGDPAATGEYAVPVIKALLDKDVPLFGICLGHQMLALAAGAKTAKMHQGHRGANHPVQRVGEGWGETSGLVEITSMNHGFAVDGDTLPEGVEQTHVSLFDGSNCGIAISGKKAFGVQYHPEASPGPQDSFYLFEKFVGMLEGE